A genomic window from Neorhodopirellula lusitana includes:
- a CDS encoding RecQ family ATP-dependent DNA helicase: MSLDALSTLREYFQYDSFRGCQAAVIDRVSSGKHAMVVMPTGGGKSLCFQIPALMTPAVDDVRGVSPDRRAGEGPKPGLTLVLSPLVALMQDQVDALVRRGIDATLINSSLDRDTRIARQAELAAGKYRLLYVTPERFRKPEFTEMLSRREVRLLAVDEAHCVSQWGHDFRPDYSRIADIRASIGNPTTIALTATATAECRQDIYRQLGIDEGDIELFHEGIERPNLSIDIEPVMDEDEKLEQILESVEDPEVWGEQRDRPGGMIVYFSLIKTLMRFSEQMTRRGIDHVTYHGDLSRKARRRMQNEFMSGNVDTVLATPAFGMGIDKEDIRLIVHAETPGSIESYYQEIGRAGRDGKPSRCLWLYDQADLMTQMQFINWANPDANFYDSLMHTLKEHGDRCRAFGMEWINRHLQRVSPHDHRLETAIAMMDRLGVVAGPRPPECFELLAEELPESLRDEERLEEKIRRDQQRLYGMVQLAKTPKEERQAFLNTYFMG; encoded by the coding sequence ATGAGTTTGGACGCGTTATCGACTCTGCGTGAGTATTTTCAATACGACTCGTTTCGGGGATGCCAGGCGGCGGTGATCGATCGGGTGTCGTCCGGTAAGCACGCGATGGTGGTGATGCCGACCGGGGGTGGGAAGTCGCTGTGCTTTCAGATTCCGGCGCTGATGACACCCGCGGTGGATGATGTCCGCGGTGTTAGCCCAGATCGGCGTGCTGGAGAGGGTCCGAAGCCCGGGCTGACTTTGGTGTTGTCGCCGTTGGTGGCTTTGATGCAGGACCAAGTCGATGCGTTGGTCCGTCGCGGGATCGATGCAACGCTGATCAATTCGTCACTGGACCGCGACACGCGGATTGCTCGCCAGGCCGAACTGGCGGCGGGGAAATATCGGTTGCTGTACGTGACCCCGGAGCGGTTTCGCAAGCCGGAGTTCACGGAGATGCTGAGCCGACGAGAGGTTCGTTTATTGGCCGTTGATGAGGCCCACTGTGTGAGTCAGTGGGGGCATGACTTTCGCCCCGATTATTCTCGCATCGCGGACATTCGGGCCTCGATCGGGAACCCGACCACGATTGCTTTGACGGCGACCGCGACGGCGGAGTGTCGGCAGGATATTTATCGGCAGTTGGGTATCGATGAGGGCGACATCGAACTGTTCCATGAGGGAATCGAGCGGCCGAATTTGTCCATCGACATCGAACCGGTGATGGATGAGGACGAGAAGCTCGAGCAGATTCTGGAATCGGTGGAGGACCCGGAAGTGTGGGGCGAGCAACGTGACCGGCCGGGCGGCATGATCGTCTATTTTTCGCTGATCAAGACGCTGATGCGGTTCAGTGAACAGATGACGCGACGTGGGATCGATCACGTGACCTATCACGGCGATCTATCCCGGAAGGCTCGGCGGCGTATGCAGAATGAGTTCATGAGCGGGAACGTCGATACGGTGTTGGCGACGCCAGCGTTTGGGATGGGGATCGACAAGGAGGACATTCGATTGATTGTCCATGCGGAGACGCCGGGGTCGATCGAGTCGTACTATCAAGAGATCGGGCGGGCGGGCCGCGATGGGAAGCCGAGTCGATGTTTGTGGCTGTACGACCAGGCGGACTTGATGACGCAGATGCAGTTCATCAATTGGGCCAACCCCGATGCCAACTTTTATGACTCACTGATGCACACGCTGAAGGAGCACGGCGATCGGTGCCGGGCGTTCGGGATGGAGTGGATCAACCGGCATTTGCAACGGGTGAGTCCTCACGATCACCGGCTGGAAACGGCGATTGCGATGATGGATCGGTTAGGCGTGGTGGCGGGGCCGCGGCCGCCGGAGTGCTTTGAACTGTTGGCCGAGGAGCTCCCCGAATCGCTGCGGGATGAAGAGCGTCTGGAAGAGAAGATTCGCCGTGATCAACAGCGGTTGTACGGCATGGTGCAATTGGCCAAAACGCCGAAGGAAGAGCGGCAGGCGTTTTTGAACACTTACTTTATGG